A portion of the Eubacterium maltosivorans genome contains these proteins:
- the glgA gene encoding glycogen synthase GlgA — protein sequence MDKLKILFAATEAYPFAKSGGLGDVIGSLPKAFPKDQTDIRVILPKYACIPEEYKKDFKLIDIFYVKVGLSDQYVGIQQYEMDGVIYYFLDNEYYFNRPNLYGYYDDGERFVYFCRAVLESIPYIDFYPDVLHCHDWQTALIPFLLKEQYQWHYLNTKTVFTIHNMKYQGLYGFDDLKGVLNLDYFPAAMEFYRKLNLMKGALYTSDLVTTVSPTYAEELKDPYYGEGLDGVMRDISYKTVGILNGIDETVYNPQTDPALFVPYTRSYKKKTENKTALQDYLGLPVNPKVPMISMITRLVEQKGLDLVAAVIHEILQMNIQMVVLGTGDAQYENMLREVAYTYPDKMITIIDFNEDLSRKIYAASDMFLMPSKFEPCGLSQMIAMRYGTVPVVRETGGLKDTVHYFDKETKEGNGFSFATYNAHDMLFTLQRAVGLYYDAPELWKTLMTNASKSNFDWKISAETYLYYYKKVTGKLS from the coding sequence ATGGATAAATTAAAAATCTTGTTTGCCGCTACCGAGGCTTATCCCTTTGCCAAAAGCGGCGGCTTAGGCGATGTGATCGGCTCATTGCCAAAGGCCTTTCCAAAGGATCAGACCGATATCCGTGTTATTCTTCCAAAATACGCCTGTATCCCGGAAGAGTATAAAAAAGATTTTAAACTCATCGATATTTTCTATGTTAAGGTTGGTCTGAGTGACCAGTACGTGGGTATACAGCAATATGAAATGGATGGCGTCATCTACTATTTTTTAGACAACGAATACTATTTTAACCGTCCAAACCTGTATGGTTATTACGATGATGGTGAACGCTTTGTTTATTTTTGCCGCGCTGTGCTCGAGTCCATTCCCTATATCGATTTCTATCCGGATGTACTCCACTGCCATGACTGGCAGACTGCACTGATCCCGTTCCTGCTCAAGGAACAGTATCAGTGGCATTACCTGAATACAAAAACTGTCTTTACCATCCACAACATGAAGTACCAGGGCCTCTATGGTTTTGACGATCTTAAAGGTGTCTTGAATCTGGACTATTTCCCGGCTGCCATGGAGTTCTACCGGAAATTAAACTTGATGAAGGGTGCTCTTTATACCTCTGACCTGGTAACCACTGTCAGTCCGACCTACGCTGAGGAGCTCAAAGATCCATACTATGGTGAAGGCCTTGACGGCGTGATGCGCGACATCAGCTACAAAACCGTAGGTATTCTAAACGGAATTGACGAAACCGTCTATAACCCCCAGACGGACCCGGCGCTCTTTGTACCCTACACTCGGTCTTATAAAAAGAAAACCGAAAATAAAACAGCGCTCCAGGATTATCTGGGGCTTCCGGTTAATCCGAAGGTTCCGATGATTTCCATGATCACACGTTTGGTTGAGCAGAAGGGCCTTGATCTCGTCGCTGCCGTTATCCATGAAATCCTCCAGATGAATATCCAAATGGTCGTTCTTGGCACCGGCGATGCCCAGTATGAAAATATGCTGCGTGAGGTAGCCTATACCTATCCAGATAAAATGATCACCATCATTGATTTCAATGAGGACCTCTCTCGAAAAATATATGCTGCCAGCGATATGTTTCTGATGCCTTCAAAGTTTGAACCCTGCGGCTTATCTCAGATGATTGCAATGCGCTACGGCACTGTTCCCGTTGTTCGGGAAACAGGCGGTCTGAAGGACACCGTACACTATTTTGACAAAGAAACCAAAGAAGGCAATGGCTTTAGCTTTGCCACCTACAATGCGCATGATATGCTCTTTACCCTACAGCGGGCTGTTGGTCTGTATTATGACGCGCCCGAGTTGTGGAAGACACTCATGACCAACGCATCAAAATCAAATTTCGACTGGAAGATTTCCGCCGAAACCTATCTATACTACTACAAGAAAGTAACAGGTAAATTATCATAA
- a CDS encoding YihY/virulence factor BrkB family protein — protein MKLLYEFYFFVKNHKKNYSILNLAAQLSYRVLLAFIPFIMLIYNFFSWFAQGLNDQVLESLKVLFPGFLDEMFNTAAANAAGPQTSHWANIVFGFFILYASVCAVRSLILTINKVMLIPEKRNYFLIWGLAILYLIILIILILVVFYLYIFTQKISTSFFEYLNLSDIFIKFWQGFTLIYISAIMALLITAIYMYTPSVRMSFFFALPGGIFVSLGWLSIIGVYEAFIKNHLQIESLFSSIEGPFSLIVVVYVFCIILTFGCVVNLFLLKKIGR, from the coding sequence ATGAAGCTTTTATATGAATTCTACTTTTTTGTAAAAAATCATAAAAAAAATTACAGCATTCTTAATCTTGCCGCACAGCTTTCTTATCGGGTGCTGTTGGCTTTTATTCCTTTTATTATGCTGATCTATAATTTTTTCAGCTGGTTTGCCCAAGGGCTCAACGATCAGGTCCTTGAGAGCCTGAAGGTTTTATTTCCCGGCTTTTTAGACGAAATGTTTAATACAGCTGCCGCTAACGCCGCCGGACCGCAGACTTCCCATTGGGCAAATATTGTCTTTGGCTTCTTTATCCTTTACGCATCCGTCTGCGCAGTCCGTTCTTTAATCCTAACTATTAACAAGGTGATGCTGATACCCGAAAAGCGTAATTATTTTCTGATCTGGGGACTGGCTATTCTCTATCTGATTATTCTTATCATTCTGATTTTAGTGGTTTTTTATCTGTATATCTTTACACAGAAAATATCCACCTCCTTTTTTGAGTACCTGAATCTTTCAGATATCTTTATCAAATTCTGGCAGGGCTTCACTTTGATTTATATCAGCGCGATTATGGCTTTGCTTATCACCGCCATCTATATGTACACACCGTCTGTCCGGATGTCTTTCTTTTTCGCACTGCCGGGCGGCATATTCGTAAGCCTGGGATGGCTCTCCATCATTGGGGTTTATGAGGCTTTTATAAAAAATCATCTGCAGATAGAGAGTCTGTTCAGTTCCATTGAAGGTCCTTTTTCCTTGATTGTCGTTGTGTATGTTTTCTGCATTATTCTGACCTTTGGCTGTGTCGTCAATTTATTTTTGCTGAAAAAGATTGGAAGGTGA
- a CDS encoding YihY/virulence factor BrkB family protein: MKNKTSKLTEFIIFMVEDMDRTDFWGICAQMSFYIIMAFFPLIIFLINFVGRFIVQFKDYLFDILKEYLPQLSYDYVRSLIDTLTRNLADNNYILVLFTFFFATLAARAIMTGMNQNYGNRESRSHLKIWLLSFLFTILFAISIILIISAYVFSEAISEYILVRLGIDHFNIILMNIFTLVFSLVTSVFLFTCVYVLAPDRHLRFIQGLPGAVFSTLGINIAFRIFLMFMNHSSKYTLLYGNFGGLFALLVGIYFVCVILNLGGKINVFFSR, encoded by the coding sequence ATGAAAAACAAAACATCAAAGCTAACAGAATTCATCATTTTTATGGTAGAGGATATGGACAGAACAGATTTCTGGGGCATCTGCGCCCAAATGTCCTTTTATATTATCATGGCCTTCTTTCCGCTGATTATCTTTTTAATCAATTTTGTCGGCCGCTTTATTGTGCAGTTTAAGGATTATCTCTTTGATATTCTAAAAGAGTATCTTCCCCAGCTTTCCTACGATTATGTCCGCAGCTTAATTGATACACTGACCAGAAACCTTGCGGATAACAACTATATTTTAGTTTTATTCACCTTTTTCTTTGCAACACTGGCCGCGAGAGCGATCATGACAGGAATGAACCAAAACTATGGTAATCGTGAGAGCAGAAGCCATTTAAAAATCTGGCTTTTATCCTTTCTTTTCACAATTCTGTTTGCCATTTCGATCATCTTGATCATTTCAGCCTATGTCTTCAGCGAAGCCATCAGTGAGTATATTCTTGTACGCTTAGGCATTGACCACTTCAATATTATTTTAATGAATATTTTTACGCTGGTTTTTTCCCTGGTCACAAGTGTATTTCTATTTACCTGCGTTTATGTTTTAGCACCAGACCGCCATCTGAGATTTATACAGGGACTTCCAGGCGCTGTTTTCTCAACTCTGGGCATAAATATCGCCTTCCGTATTTTCTTAATGTTTATGAACCACTCCTCTAAATACACCCTTCTATACGGCAATTTTGGTGGATTATTTGCACTTTTAGTCGGAATTTATTTCGTTTGCGTCATTTTAAACTTAGGCGGAAAAATAAATGTATTTTTTTCTCGATGA
- the glgB gene encoding 1,4-alpha-glucan branching protein GlgB has translation MKPKIAYHLFHEGTYLKSYEFFGAHFTDKGVVFRLWAPHAQAVSVVGNFNDWNPDSHPMLLQKDSGGVWECTIPDLNKGELYKYCITQCHGETVYKSDPYGIYSEVKPKTASVLWDLEGYSWKDKKWLEQRKKNASKPKPVNIYEVHLGSWRTHEDGTVLSYYDLADTLVPYLKDMHYTHVELMPIMEHPFDGSWGYQLTGYFAATSRYGEPQGLMHFVDACHQAGISVILDWVPGHFCKDAHGLYKLDGTNLYEATEHPHWGTMEFDFAKPEVLTFLISNAYFWFDQYHIDGLRIDGVASMIYLNYGYDDEYRKNKFGGNDSLEAVDFLRKLNTAILKHFPFAIMAAEESTAYPKVSWPVDDGGLGFNLKWDMGWMHDTLSYMETDPYCRNQFHSKLTFSMAYAFSENFILPLSHDEVVHGKKSIIDKMFGPYEMKFDQLRLLYAYMYFHSGKKLTFMGNEFAPFTEWRYYESLEWFMLDYDKHRQTKDFIQDLNKFYTRENALWEKDHGWDGFEWIDADNNGQSILVFRRMGKHPEDDLIILINFCPLTYTNFQIGVPAEKTYRLVFNTDDPKYGGSGFTVKKTAKAQDTPCHNQPYSVTLSVPPSAAIVLKGVATKTKKKATAKKTKTASSSKAAGAAEKAVSVKKSAKSQTAKDTASKPVAKTKK, from the coding sequence ATGAAACCTAAAATCGCGTACCATCTTTTTCACGAGGGAACTTATCTGAAAAGCTACGAATTTTTTGGCGCTCATTTTACAGATAAAGGTGTCGTTTTCCGACTTTGGGCACCGCACGCTCAAGCTGTTTCAGTCGTTGGCAATTTTAATGATTGGAACCCCGACTCCCATCCAATGCTTTTACAGAAGGACTCTGGCGGTGTATGGGAATGCACGATTCCTGATTTGAATAAGGGTGAGCTCTACAAATACTGCATTACGCAATGTCATGGAGAAACCGTCTATAAATCAGATCCTTACGGGATTTACTCTGAGGTCAAGCCTAAAACAGCCTCTGTTCTCTGGGACTTGGAAGGATACAGCTGGAAGGATAAAAAATGGCTTGAACAGCGTAAAAAAAATGCTTCTAAGCCAAAACCCGTCAATATTTATGAGGTTCATCTCGGCAGCTGGAGAACACATGAGGACGGAACCGTTTTAAGTTATTACGATCTTGCTGACACGCTTGTCCCCTATCTCAAGGATATGCACTACACACACGTAGAGCTGATGCCCATTATGGAGCATCCCTTTGACGGATCATGGGGATACCAGCTGACCGGCTACTTTGCCGCCACCAGCCGCTATGGCGAGCCACAAGGCTTAATGCATTTTGTCGACGCGTGCCACCAGGCGGGGATCAGCGTTATTCTGGACTGGGTTCCAGGGCATTTCTGCAAGGATGCCCATGGTCTTTATAAACTCGATGGTACAAACCTTTATGAGGCGACTGAGCACCCTCACTGGGGCACCATGGAATTTGATTTTGCCAAACCAGAGGTGCTGACCTTTTTAATCTCAAACGCTTATTTCTGGTTTGACCAATACCATATCGACGGACTGCGCATTGACGGCGTGGCAAGCATGATTTATCTAAACTACGGCTATGATGATGAGTACCGCAAAAATAAATTTGGCGGAAATGACAGTCTGGAAGCTGTTGATTTTCTGAGAAAACTGAACACAGCCATCCTTAAGCATTTTCCATTTGCCATTATGGCCGCTGAGGAGTCCACCGCATATCCCAAGGTCAGCTGGCCTGTGGACGATGGCGGTCTTGGCTTTAACCTGAAGTGGGATATGGGTTGGATGCACGATACCCTCTCTTATATGGAAACAGACCCATACTGCAGGAATCAGTTTCATTCAAAACTGACCTTCTCAATGGCTTATGCCTTCAGCGAAAATTTCATTTTGCCTCTGTCGCATGATGAGGTCGTCCATGGCAAAAAATCAATCATTGATAAAATGTTTGGTCCGTATGAAATGAAATTTGACCAGCTTCGGCTTTTATATGCATACATGTATTTTCATTCCGGTAAAAAGCTTACCTTTATGGGGAACGAGTTTGCACCGTTCACCGAATGGCGCTATTATGAATCTCTTGAATGGTTCATGCTGGACTATGACAAGCACCGCCAGACCAAGGATTTTATACAAGATCTGAATAAATTCTACACCCGGGAAAATGCACTCTGGGAAAAGGATCACGGCTGGGACGGCTTTGAGTGGATCGACGCCGACAACAACGGCCAGAGTATTCTCGTTTTCAGACGGATGGGCAAGCATCCAGAGGATGATCTGATCATCTTGATCAACTTCTGCCCCTTAACCTATACCAATTTTCAAATTGGCGTGCCTGCCGAAAAAACTTACCGTCTGGTTTTCAACACAGACGATCCAAAATACGGCGGGTCCGGCTTTACTGTCAAAAAAACCGCAAAAGCGCAGGATACCCCCTGTCATAACCAGCCTTACAGCGTAACGCTTAGCGTACCGCCATCGGCGGCAATCGTATTAAAGGGTGTTGCGACAAAAACTAAAAAGAAGGCTACTGCTAAAAAAACAAAGACAGCTTCTTCATCCAAGGCTGCCGGAGCCGCTGAAAAGGCAGTGAGCGTAAAAAAATCTGCCAAGTCGCAGACAGCAAAGGATACTGCTTCCAAGCCTGTCGCTAAAACGAAAAAATAG
- the glgD gene encoding glucose-1-phosphate adenylyltransferase subunit GlgD: MKKAIGIILNVDGDNSDLNELLQHRSISTLPFGGRYRMIDFTLSNMVNSGISHVGVVGSHKYSSLIDHLGTGKEWSLSRKTQDLSILAGSSSVRFGNLMKINLRDLYNNRAFLQHSSDEDVVISAPNLVTSFSFNASYKIHKTNNSDVTLIFKKVQPSFTFENNDVFLEFDKYRITNIHYQKEKMTDHCYADMMIIKKSVLLDLMELGERTGEWDLMDMIKANLDTLRVYGAPHTGYINRVHDLAKYYEANMDLLEFDIMKELFLNENSIHTKIKDNHPTLYQNEAVVRNSIVGSGCEVEGKIYHSVLFRDSKIGYGSEISNSIIMQKAEIGNNVKLNYVIFDKDVKIRDNASLVGTKDNPIVLSKGMVI, encoded by the coding sequence ATGAAAAAAGCAATTGGTATTATTTTAAATGTAGACGGCGATAACTCAGATCTCAATGAATTGCTCCAGCACCGCAGTATCAGCACTCTGCCCTTTGGCGGCCGTTACCGCATGATCGACTTTACCCTGTCCAATATGGTAAATTCCGGCATCTCCCATGTCGGCGTGGTCGGCTCTCACAAATACAGCTCCCTCATCGATCATCTTGGGACAGGAAAGGAATGGTCCTTGAGCCGTAAAACGCAGGATTTGTCTATTCTTGCGGGCAGCAGTAGTGTCCGTTTTGGCAATCTTATGAAAATCAACCTTCGCGATCTGTACAATAACCGCGCATTCCTGCAACACAGCAGTGATGAAGATGTCGTTATCTCGGCCCCAAACCTGGTGACCAGCTTCAGCTTTAACGCGTCCTATAAAATCCATAAGACAAACAACAGCGATGTCACCTTGATTTTTAAAAAAGTACAGCCAAGCTTTACCTTTGAAAACAACGACGTTTTCTTAGAATTTGATAAGTATCGTATTACCAATATCCACTACCAAAAGGAAAAAATGACGGACCATTGCTATGCAGATATGATGATCATTAAAAAATCTGTTCTTCTGGATTTAATGGAGCTTGGTGAACGCACCGGCGAATGGGACTTGATGGATATGATTAAGGCTAATCTGGATACCCTGCGCGTATACGGCGCGCCGCATACCGGCTATATTAACCGTGTCCACGATCTGGCCAAATATTACGAAGCCAACATGGATCTTTTGGAATTCGACATCATGAAAGAGCTTTTCCTGAATGAAAATTCCATCCATACCAAAATCAAGGATAACCACCCGACCCTTTATCAAAATGAGGCTGTCGTGCGTAACTCCATCGTCGGCAGCGGCTGTGAAGTGGAGGGGAAAATTTATCACAGCGTTCTCTTCCGTGACAGCAAAATCGGATATGGCAGCGAAATATCCAACAGCATTATCATGCAGAAAGCTGAAATTGGAAATAACGTTAAACTGAACTATGTTATTTTTGATAAAGACGTTAAAATACGTGATAACGCATCGCTGGTCGGAACAAAGGATAACCCGATTGTATTAAGTAAAGGAATGGTTATATAA
- a CDS encoding glucose-1-phosphate adenylyltransferase, which yields MNTECVAMLLAGGQGSRLGSLTFNNAKPAVLFGGKYRIIDFPLSNCMNSDIDVVGVLTQYRPYILNNYISDGSAWSLDKVGAGVRILPPYMGQKGGRWYNGTADAIYQNIDFIDSFDPEYVLILSGDHIYKMDYSNMVNFHKQKSADLTIAVMDVPWDEAHRFGIVNTNDERRILEFQEKPPEPKSNKASMGIYVFTWDVLRKALIEDAENPDSENDFGHNVIPMLHEEGKRIFAYPFSGYWKDVGTIQSYYDANMDLLNPACDFDLTDRNFRIFSNNTSRHPQFIGPDAVVKHSLICDGCVIFGSVENSIISHDIIVGKNTVLKNSIVHTGAVIEDGAHLENCIVGSRAYVKSDVRLVAAESDNPAEIHVLNS from the coding sequence ATGAATACCGAATGTGTCGCTATGCTCCTAGCTGGAGGACAAGGAAGCCGCCTGGGATCCCTCACATTTAACAACGCTAAACCCGCCGTTTTATTCGGTGGTAAATACCGTATTATTGACTTTCCATTAAGCAACTGTATGAATTCTGACATCGACGTCGTCGGTGTCCTTACCCAATACCGCCCTTATATTCTGAATAACTATATCAGTGACGGTAGCGCCTGGTCCCTTGACAAGGTTGGAGCCGGCGTCCGCATTCTCCCTCCCTATATGGGACAAAAGGGCGGCCGATGGTATAACGGCACTGCTGATGCCATCTACCAAAATATCGACTTTATTGACAGCTTTGATCCAGAATATGTGCTCATCCTGTCTGGCGACCATATCTACAAAATGGATTACTCCAATATGGTTAATTTTCATAAGCAGAAATCTGCCGACCTCACCATCGCAGTAATGGATGTCCCGTGGGATGAGGCCCATCGTTTTGGGATTGTCAATACCAACGACGAAAGGCGTATCTTAGAATTCCAGGAAAAGCCCCCGGAACCAAAGAGCAACAAGGCCTCGATGGGGATTTATGTCTTTACCTGGGATGTCCTGCGCAAAGCCTTAATTGAGGATGCTGAAAATCCAGATTCTGAAAATGACTTTGGCCACAATGTTATTCCGATGCTTCATGAAGAAGGCAAACGGATCTTTGCCTACCCATTCTCCGGCTACTGGAAAGATGTCGGAACCATCCAGAGCTACTATGACGCCAATATGGATTTGCTCAATCCAGCCTGTGATTTTGATTTGACAGACCGGAATTTCAGAATCTTCTCAAATAATACCAGCCGCCATCCGCAGTTTATCGGACCGGACGCAGTAGTAAAACACAGTCTGATCTGCGATGGGTGTGTCATTTTCGGATCCGTCGAAAATTCCATTATCTCCCACGATATTATTGTTGGGAAAAACACTGTGCTCAAAAATTCAATCGTCCATACCGGCGCAGTCATTGAGGATGGCGCGCATCTGGAAAATTGTATTGTTGGTTCAAGAGCTTACGTTAAGAGTGACGTCCGCCTGGTGGCTGCTGAAAGTGACAACCCGGCTGAAATTCACGTTTTAAATTCATAG
- a CDS encoding glycogen/starch/alpha-glucan phosphorylase — MKTLEKTSFKKAFIKKVEEVSGEDFSESTTQHQYQALSELVMEEITAEWAANNSRLHKMEEKQIYFFSIEFLIGRLLKAYINNLGWDGVVSEVLCELGLDYEAIQAREHDPALGNGGLGRLMACFLDSTAAMGFPGHGNGIRYKFGLFEQKIINNEQVEVADNWLKNGYPFEIAKPDKSVVVKYKGNVRTEMVNGKLVFIHENYEPVLAVPYDVPVQGYHNKTVNSLRLWSAQPVEDFDLSTFNQGHFLKAMQRRSEAEAISQILYPNDNGFEGKQLRLKQEYFFVCAGLKRIVRRYKKFNHGSMDGFSDKICIHINDTHPALCVPELMRILIDEENYEWDKAWDMTVKSISFTNHTVLPEALEKWPIDMVKELLPRVYQIIEEINRRFVNDMNWYYPDQEARNYSISILKDGQVHMAHLAIIGSHSVNGVAELHSKILREETFKDFYAVFPERFHSVTNGVTPRRFLMGSNPHLKTLLNETIGADWTRPNQLTSLEALLPYASDTAFCEKLGAVKHRNKAHLAEYIKKSQGIELNPDSIFDIQVKRIHEYKRQLLNALHIMYLYNALKADPNMDFVPKTYIFAGKAAPSYYYAKEVIRLINVIADKVNNDSAVSDRLKVVFVPNFNVSVAEMIYPAAEISEQISTAGKEASGTGNMKFMMNGAVTLGTMDGANVEIAEAVGMDNIFTFGLSDVEVANYNAHGGYRSLDIYESGPRVREVLEQLINGFFGNTSTFQSIYDSLLIHNDPYFVLKDFASYADIQSTSSSVYRDQKRWLQMSAVNIAHSGMFSSDRSIADYQREIWKIKPFIYEEEIL, encoded by the coding sequence ATGAAAACACTCGAAAAAACAAGCTTTAAAAAAGCATTCATAAAAAAAGTAGAAGAAGTTTCCGGCGAAGATTTTTCTGAATCGACCACCCAGCACCAATATCAAGCATTATCTGAACTAGTCATGGAGGAGATCACAGCCGAATGGGCTGCCAACAACAGCCGGCTTCACAAAATGGAAGAAAAACAAATCTATTTTTTCTCCATCGAATTTCTGATCGGCAGGCTGTTAAAGGCGTATATTAACAACCTCGGATGGGATGGTGTTGTATCTGAGGTCCTCTGTGAGCTTGGGCTTGATTACGAAGCCATCCAGGCCAGAGAGCACGATCCCGCCCTCGGCAATGGCGGTCTTGGGCGGCTTATGGCCTGTTTTCTGGATTCAACCGCTGCCATGGGCTTTCCTGGACATGGAAATGGAATCCGGTATAAGTTTGGCCTGTTTGAACAGAAGATCATCAATAATGAGCAGGTTGAGGTTGCGGATAACTGGCTGAAAAACGGCTATCCGTTTGAAATTGCCAAGCCTGATAAGTCTGTTGTTGTAAAGTATAAGGGGAATGTCCGAACTGAAATGGTCAATGGCAAGCTGGTTTTCATTCATGAAAATTATGAACCGGTACTCGCCGTCCCTTATGATGTCCCTGTTCAGGGCTATCACAACAAAACCGTTAATTCACTTCGCCTCTGGAGTGCGCAGCCAGTAGAGGATTTTGACCTCTCCACCTTTAATCAGGGCCACTTTTTAAAGGCCATGCAGCGCCGGTCCGAGGCAGAGGCTATCAGCCAGATTTTATATCCCAATGACAATGGCTTTGAAGGAAAACAGCTTCGCCTCAAACAAGAATACTTCTTTGTCTGTGCCGGACTGAAGCGGATTGTACGGCGCTATAAAAAGTTTAATCACGGATCAATGGATGGATTTTCTGATAAAATCTGTATCCACATCAATGATACCCATCCCGCCCTTTGTGTTCCGGAACTCATGCGGATTCTCATAGATGAGGAAAACTATGAGTGGGATAAGGCCTGGGATATGACCGTTAAATCCATCAGCTTCACAAACCATACCGTACTGCCTGAAGCGCTGGAAAAATGGCCCATTGACATGGTAAAGGAACTGCTTCCCCGTGTCTACCAGATTATTGAAGAAATCAACCGCCGGTTTGTCAATGATATGAACTGGTACTACCCAGACCAGGAGGCTCGCAATTATTCTATTTCCATTTTAAAGGACGGTCAGGTTCATATGGCACACCTGGCCATTATCGGCAGCCATTCTGTCAACGGCGTCGCAGAGCTGCACAGTAAAATTCTGCGTGAGGAAACCTTCAAGGATTTTTACGCGGTTTTTCCAGAGCGTTTTCATTCTGTGACCAATGGCGTAACGCCAAGACGCTTTTTAATGGGCAGCAACCCTCATTTAAAAACCTTACTCAATGAAACCATTGGTGCCGACTGGACAAGGCCTAACCAGCTAACTAGCTTGGAGGCACTGCTCCCATACGCATCTGACACCGCTTTCTGCGAAAAGCTGGGCGCTGTCAAGCATCGAAATAAGGCTCATCTGGCAGAATATATCAAGAAATCCCAGGGAATTGAGCTGAACCCGGATTCGATCTTTGATATTCAGGTCAAGCGCATTCATGAATATAAGCGGCAGCTGCTGAACGCTCTGCACATCATGTATCTTTATAATGCGCTCAAGGCTGATCCAAATATGGATTTTGTTCCGAAAACCTATATTTTCGCCGGAAAGGCTGCACCATCCTATTATTATGCCAAGGAGGTCATCCGGCTGATCAATGTCATTGCGGACAAGGTGAATAACGACTCAGCTGTCAGTGACCGCTTAAAGGTCGTTTTCGTGCCAAATTTTAATGTCTCTGTTGCCGAGATGATCTACCCTGCCGCCGAAATCTCTGAACAGATTTCCACGGCGGGTAAGGAAGCCTCTGGTACCGGAAACATGAAATTTATGATGAACGGTGCCGTTACACTCGGCACAATGGATGGCGCCAACGTTGAAATCGCTGAAGCTGTGGGAATGGATAATATTTTCACCTTTGGCCTTTCAGATGTGGAAGTTGCAAATTACAATGCCCACGGCGGCTACCGCTCTCTGGACATTTATGAATCCGGTCCGCGGGTTCGGGAAGTCCTGGAACAGCTGATTAATGGCTTTTTTGGCAACACATCCACCTTCCAGTCGATCTATGATTCACTGCTGATTCATAACGACCCCTATTTTGTACTTAAAGACTTTGCCTCTTATGCGGACATCCAGTCAACCTCGAGTTCCGTATACAGAGATCAAAAAAGATGGCTGCAAATGTCAGCTGTCAATATTGCACATTCCGGAATGTTCTCTAGTGACCGCTCTATTGCTGATTATCAGAGAGAAATCTGGAAAATCAAACCATTCATTTACGAGGAGGAAATATTATGA